A region of Myxococcus stipitatus DSM 14675 DNA encodes the following proteins:
- a CDS encoding response regulator codes for MPKNLLVADDSLTIRKVIGMIFATEDFQVTAVDNGLDAISRCRELRPDVVLADVMMPGKSGYEVCEALKSDPATQAIPVMLLAGTFEAFDENRARAARADDHITKPFESQVLLDKVKALVGQKSNTLPASIATQVIRPAATPAVAPAPQPAPAAAPMAARPGVPQAMPPPGAPRPPGPGMPPGARPPGPGMPPPGAPRPPGPGMPPGMARPGVPPPPGAPAPGMPPRPGMPPGPGAPGMVARPGAPAPGMPGGLPRPPGATQLPPMPAAAPQPAARARDPFGLGAPAGQSAAVAAQPAISIEDSLPDTSGAEEISLDIGGPSVPVSKPASPAGRPVSADGGEALLREALSKASREVIEKIAWEVVPQLAETIIREELERLIKDRETQH; via the coding sequence ATGCCCAAGAATCTGCTGGTCGCCGATGACTCGCTCACCATCCGCAAGGTGATCGGCATGATCTTCGCGACCGAGGACTTTCAGGTGACCGCGGTGGACAACGGGCTGGACGCCATCTCGCGCTGCCGCGAGCTGCGCCCGGACGTCGTCCTGGCCGACGTGATGATGCCGGGCAAGAGCGGCTACGAGGTCTGCGAGGCGCTCAAGAGCGACCCGGCCACCCAGGCCATCCCGGTGATGCTGTTGGCGGGCACCTTCGAGGCCTTCGACGAGAACCGCGCCCGCGCCGCTCGCGCCGATGACCACATCACCAAGCCCTTCGAGAGCCAGGTCCTGCTGGACAAGGTGAAGGCCCTGGTGGGTCAGAAGTCCAACACGCTGCCGGCCTCCATCGCCACGCAGGTGATTCGTCCCGCCGCGACGCCCGCCGTCGCTCCGGCCCCCCAGCCCGCGCCCGCCGCGGCGCCCATGGCGGCTCGCCCGGGTGTTCCGCAGGCCATGCCTCCGCCGGGTGCGCCGCGTCCTCCGGGGCCGGGCATGCCGCCGGGTGCGCGTCCGCCGGGGCCGGGGATGCCGCCTCCGGGTGCGCCGCGTCCTCCGGGACCGGGCATGCCGCCGGGCATGGCGCGTCCGGGTGTTCCGCCTCCGCCGGGGGCTCCGGCTCCGGGCATGCCTCCGCGTCCGGGGATGCCCCCGGGGCCTGGGGCTCCGGGCATGGTGGCTCGTCCGGGCGCTCCGGCGCCGGGAATGCCGGGTGGGCTGCCCCGTCCTCCGGGCGCCACGCAGCTTCCTCCCATGCCGGCCGCCGCGCCGCAGCCCGCGGCCCGCGCTCGGGATCCATTCGGTCTGGGGGCTCCCGCCGGGCAGTCCGCCGCGGTGGCCGCGCAGCCGGCCATCAGCATCGAGGACTCGCTGCCGGACACGAGCGGCGCGGAGGAGATCTCCCTCGACATCGGTGGGCCGTCGGTCCCCGTATCGAAGCCCGCTTCGCCCGCGGGTCGTCCGGTATCCGCGGACGGGGGCGAGGCCCTGCTGCGCGAGGCGCTGTCGAAGGCCTCCCGCGAAGTCATCGAGAAGATTGCCTGGGAGGTCGTACCGCAGCTCGCGGAGACCATCATCCGTGAGGAGCTCGAGCGGCTCATCAAGGACCGAGAGACCCAGCACTGA